One Stigmatopora argus isolate UIUO_Sarg chromosome 19, RoL_Sarg_1.0, whole genome shotgun sequence genomic window, acacatatatatatatacatacacatatatatatacatacacatatatatatacatacacatatatatatacatacacatatatatatacatacacatatatatatacatacacatatatatatacatacacatatatatatacatacacatatatatatacatacacatatatatatacatacacatatatatacatacacatatatatatatacatacacatatatatacatacacatatatatacatacacatatatatacatacacatatatatacatacacatatatatacatacacatatatacatacacatatatacatacacatatacatacacatatatacatacacatatatacatacacatatatatacatatatatatatacatacatatatatacacatatacatatatatacatacatatacatatatatacatatacatatatgtatatgtctatatatatacgtatatatatatacatatatatatgtatatatatacatatatagatatatacatatatatatatatatatatacatatatatttgtgtcaaaaacaatttaaacaaaactttacaagttgtaaaaggaaaaataagacTTAAAGCTAaataatgaaattcaagaaaacaaaGTCACCTGAAAAGTAAAACAAGACTTTCAGTGTTTACAATTCCAATTTTTATGATCTCACTGCCAAGGCTTTTGCTCTCGATGGCAAAGCTTCTCTTGTGCGCCACCTGTGTTTTTGCTCATGAAGCACACTACTCTCTGTCACTGCCTAGCTTTTCTCATGCGCttcttgtttttgcttttaagCGAAGTGACTCCTCATTGGTCAAGCAGAGTTACCATGCCCCTGGATACTTTTATGTTGTTCTTGTGCTGTTTGGTGCCATATCTTCATTGCTAGGAAAGGGACAGCAGAACtggcaagtaaaaaaaacaatagaacaTTTTATACATACAGGTGCAATGTGTCTCATTCTTTTTCCCATCCTAGTGAACAGCTGCACGCAACAACCAAATTCCCATCCTAAAATTCAGCAAAATTACATTTATAGCTTTTCTACGACCTGTAGCTCTAGCTACATGGTCTTATTGTGgtcgataaatgaaaaacagtaGAGGAAGGTACTTGTTGGGTTTATTATATATCTGCTGCTTCGCTTACTTTAGGtttatacattattatatattggaaatgttttgtttaactTAGCTTATTGACACTAAAAAGGGTCactttagtacatctgcttacAACCCTGATAAACAAAGGGAAAGGTCTCGATCAAGTTggacttatcaaaattgttttgaaacctcgacttctcacccagtcgcaagttcacaatgaagatccgggaaggactcttaattgttttgacttggattccgggccAGGCTGCGATACCGTTCACCCTTCAAAAAGactcgcaattgttttgattcctgtgttttgaatggatgcttgcttgttttaattctgaccttaaatattttgaatagataaccttaattgttttgactctaatgcaactaaatgggcaggagaggattcgattctttagaatgatctgggacgaaggcgagtcaggatcgattctctcttacaagataaagcagaatatgcctccgatgtcttccttatcttaaagcgtatctattggtgaacctaacagtACTAGTCAGCTgctacattatttaaaaaaaaagatgctggAAAATGATCTGTTAAACAAAATGTGAAGCCTGCCTACACACATTACAGTGCTATATTTAAACACCAGACAGTTATCATCCAAAACACTCTTTATTTGTAACTTATAATTTGATTCGCTAGACTGTGTAAGAACAACacagttccttttaaaaaaatacaagtgcaAGATAAAAAGTGTTCAAGTGACCTTTTGGTGCATTGCAAGAAATATATAATGGATATTGCCACACTTCATTCAAAACATCTGTAAAAACAACGGATTTTTTATGAGCTGGTCTATTGTTTGTGGTGCAAAAACATGTATCCacacaagaaaaataatgtgaaatcatttctttacattttaaaaactagATGGATAACAGTAAGACTATGAACAAATCTACAACAGGTCAAACCGTCTCTCAATTCCTAGATCGAATCATGCCTCATTCATTCAACAGGACCCAAACTCCTCAATCCATTTTTCATACTTCTCCAAGTCTGAGGCTGACACAGATTTGGAAACTTTCCTCAGGGATGACTCAAAGTCCTCCATTGTGGTGGGCATGTGCATCTCGTCCCCGGAGATGTTGCGGATCTCTTCTGGGGTGAGGCCTTCGATTCTTCGCCTCATGGCCATCAGGGAAGCATCCCTGCAGCAATACAAACAAACTTAAATCACAAAGGGAAAACTTAACATGTTGGCGGGAAAAACTATTTCATAAGACATTTTTCTCAATTCAAATACATTAATGTGAACAGTTATGTGCATTAACAACAAAGGCAAATCATACTATTTCATCCAAGattccaaaacaaaataaccCAGCACACTTTCAATTTTAAGATGCATAACAATATTCACAGGACCTTAACTCAAATTCAGACTGGCTTTTTCATTTATAACTTTGTAAGAACTTTTATCCACTTGGacagatttatttttaactttcaaATTTGCCAACACCAGAAACACTAAAATAAGTTAACTTAAGTCATTTCTACTAGCATTCGGCGGTTCCTTGATTAAGCACTTTATAAAACTGTGGCTATAAAGGTAATTACAATCTTATTACTAGCTTTACTAAATTCAAATTTCTTATATGTTCTTTCTGGAACACAACTATAGAcggtattttcacacctataggatgCACCGCCTGAAAGCGCGGGTCAGTCAAGCAGTCGGGGTCATataaaaatttgaatttagtgcataaaccaggcgcaccgactgattgggcgccctgTCCATTTTAGAGACATCCTATAGGTGAAAATATGCTTAAAAAGCAGAAGCTTAAAATTGCTGGACATTCTTTAAACAACCAATTAATGATGCAGCAGTAGcaaaactttttaaaactaattataACCACTGGCAAATAAAGggtcaaatgaaaaaataaaactgcccTACGGcttactggcgaccagtctagggtgtagtaggcctttcgcctgaagtctgttgggataggctctagcaacccttgcgaggattcacggtacagaagatgaattaatgaaaataaaacttaaaaTATCTTTATAAAATCAGAAGCTTTCTAAACATGTAAATTGTAATCTTTAGATGACTAATTGTCGTCTGACCTGCACACGTTGGTGATATCAGCCCCTGAGTAACCGTCCATCTGCTCAGCAATTTTGTCCAAATCCACATCACTGGCCAACTCCAACTCTTTTAGGTTGATGCGAAGAAGCTCCACTCGTCCTTTTTCTGAAGACATGTTGGGGATATGCAGTCACGCAAAAGTGTTAATTAATCCTAACAGGTCATCTATCGGCAACTGGATTTgacactacagtaatacctctacAGACGAGTgtcccgacatacaagcaatttgagatacgagtaaaattttgagcaaatatttatcttgagataagagacacATTTTAATATACGACCATACAGCGGATgggagaggctgctcataaaaacatcatgggcactgtctttctggtcgcaactccctcgtgtaatgtctctacgagcactgggcggagcgttgcatttttttcagtgttgtttatccccattagtcagtgcgaatgccgGGGCTTGTTCggtaatacgagaggagtactacttcccgggcaagttggcaagtggtcgtgtgttatgctattgtgaggagagttgtgtgcatcattttcagaatattttgaagggaagacaaaagcagacaaccctcgataggttgcatctgaaagtcagagtggaggcggggcaaatccgggagaaaggtataaaaatgtaaaatacaattagaattaagtttagtgtaaagttagattaaatttatttttgagtgtgtctgcatcgtaatccaagttattttaattttagtactattaaaccactagttatttgttactttgttaatagatggcgaattagaacaaataaaaacgtgtttccattccaatatccggtttttggtgtttttccagagggtaggaaacgaattaatttgtttttagttttagtaattggaaatattcatttaagttacgagtaaatcaacatacgagctcagtcccggaacgcattaagatcgtatctcgaggtaccactgtacattcaaAAGAGCAAagtgaaaaaatgcaaatcatTTGGAATTACTGTAGGACATCCACTTACGAATGTCTagatacaaaatattcaagttacttgatttttttaatatatctttGTGTTATGTCAATATCATTTGTGTTTCTGCATTGCAATTGAAGTAATCGTTTGGGAGACTCATCTCCGAGTGACACGAAATGCAcctcttgttaaaaaaaaaaagagaaaagagcaGTCTGGTCAGAAATAGGAGTTTGTGTACACCTCATCTAATGGAAAAAGGATGTAGCATTAACAAAAAATACTCGGCAGTCCTTTTATTGTTTCGAGCTGCAACACGTGTTGCATGAAAAGTACATTAGTGCGTGTGTAGATGTAGTAGTATTGACAGATAGTTTGGTGGGAAGTTCGCCCGGAGTGAGTTATATTTACAGCGTTATTGGTTTGCAGTTTTTGAGATCTGGCAACCCTTAGGTGCATTGCGACAATAGCTCATGATCTCCATACTTGAGAGTTGACGCACCAAGTGGCTTGCGGAAAAATACTGATCTGCGGACCAGTGGTTGCGGACCGCTGGAATAGGGcatttacatctaaaatgcaactctatttatgaaaaaaatcaacttattaaataatttctgCGACgggttaattttgtaagtagtggtgccactgttttttttaaatcatgcttAAATAAAGAcagttttcatattttattgaaaaatatgtaACGTCAAGAGCTGAAGAAAAAGTTAAAACTTTTGTGCACatatatttagctttttttatatacattttaatgattCCTTAAACGGTTTCATAACCATCTATAGAATGGTACATATTGAAATGCAAAATCATCTTAAATAAATCCCTGGCTGTGCCACTTTAGGACTACAGTAGTAATTCCAACAGGATTACAGGTTGTTTACTGGGGCTCAGTGAGAAATACAAAGAACTATACTAAAAGGCTGACTagagtgagagacagaatgATAGGAATGTGGAGCCGAGGAAGCCAATTGGTATTAAGGGGCCTGGAGGGATAATCCAGCTATAGCCTCACATTATGCAGTTAAGTGTATAGCACACTGATATTTTTGGTTCTTTTCAGTCTTTTCATAAACTCTGCTCCagaattttaatttttcttcaCTTGAACAGTCTTCCCTACACATATTTTATCATACAGTGTGGTACCACACAGCAAAATGAGTCAATGTGACCCATATTCAAAACTGATGTtttggcaaaataaaaaaataaaataaaaaaataagtctgtTTTCATTTTCCACTGAAATCAAACAGCGTGCAAAATTATTTTAGCCCAGAGAAAATGCGACTTGAAATTGGGTGGTCCGTGCATCTTGAATTTCCAAAACtagcccaaaaaaataataattcgatTTTCTGCTCTGGTATAACTGGATCTCAGTGCCACAGACCGCTAAACACATTGGAACAGTGGGTAGGTTTCACTGACACTCTGCTTTAGTTGTAAAAAATCTTATTTACAAGACAGGGTTTTCTTTGTGCCAATCAGAAACCATTAATGCACAAACAAACCTAATTTACAAGTGGGAGTTCCTCACGCGTCCATTCTCATACGGCTTTGATTTAACATCTACCGCATTGGCCCAAATATAAGacgttgtttttttgcattgcgaTAAGACTGAAAAAAAGTGTTAGTTGTCTTAAATTCGGGGTCTAGACAATATACACATTTGCAACGCTAGATGGCGCTAGATATCTTTAAAGCAAATGGTGAACACTGATGGTTGATAGTTATTGCAATTtggttgttttatcacagtagattgattcatttacatttcaaaaaccagtaGCCATTCATGTACAAATGTGATTaaactttagtttacatatttaaatgttcagatattaaaatGTGAGAGGTTTTGCATAATAAGGCAAAATAACAAGCATTTtctctcaaatatattgttataattagTTGTTTCAGatttactgtaattattttctgtataaaaatttaatttcatgttcaaaaattaatttctcaaacttgagtcttgaaaaagagggggtcgtcttatattcgggcctaCACGGTACATACTCCATTGAGCTCAGATTATGGAACAGATCTATGCAGAGGACACACTACCCCACATTACTTTAGTCTCTTAGTCTCATTAAGTATTGCATTGTTTTAATCAAATCAATGACTTGATATGAGAACAGGGGTAGGCAAAGTGGTcatcaagggccgctgtgggtgcaggtttttgttccaattgaTCCAACACAGACATTTTAAATAATGAGGTTCGTGCTGaaataagaagcacctgactgcaatccactgattggtggaaatgttttctctaataggttggaacgaaaacccacacccactacggcccattgtggaatagtttccCCACCACTGTGCTAGAATTTTCTCCAGCTAAAAGTATGAAACGCAGGTGACCAAATACGGAAAAGTGAAAGATCAGTGCTCACCTCTACACAATGTCATTGAGAGCaacaaatgaagcaaaaaaaataggatagTTATTTACTCAGACCTAAATTTCCATAGCCATCTAAAGTTCATCACAAAATCTGCCATTTACCACCTAAAATGTAgccagaattatttttttttgtccaaaaaaagacatggaaaaacatacctctgcatttatttttggtagATTGGAAAATTGCAATGATGTATTTACAGGTTTGAACTAAAAATCAGCCAAGAAGCTACAGCTAATGCAGAATGTCGCTGCCAGAATCCATGCAAATACAAGGAAACCGGACAATATTACACACTTCATGAAAAAGCTACACAGGATTCCTATGAACCAAAGGGTGATCTTGACTTAGAAGGAACAATACCTGTGGGCAAAGGAATGTAGATCCTCTTCTCTAGACGTCTTCTCAGAGCCTCATCAATGTCCCACGGGAAGTTGGTGGCAGCCAGGACCATCACCATCTTTGATGGGTCATCGGTTTCTGATGCTCCACCAACACCtaccaaaacaaacagaattGTGCTTCTACTGACCTTTTTTACGTACCCGATGACATAAACAGTATTTTACCATCATGCCAAAACAGAATGAAAACCTCTTCAAAACTTCTGTATGTGTAACTGTTATGAGAATCTTAGTGATTTACCATCCATCTGCACCAGCAGTTCTGCCTTGACTCTTCGACTGGCCTCATGTTCCTCTGATGTACCTCTTCGACTGCAAATGGAGTCAATTTCATCGATGAAGATTGTAGTGGGAGCATAAAAGCGGGCCTGTACAAGGATAATGTCATGATCGAGGTCAATTCATCATTTACAGCTGACAATGATTGATCCCTGGTGAACATTTTGACTAGTTAAAAAGTCTGTTATCTAAGCCCATAAAGGGAATCTTCTACAATGTTAGCACAAATGCAGACAATTACAGTGTAGCCAATTTTTCTATTATACCTCAAATATATGATCCTGAATACAAAATAATAGTCTTACCATCTCAAAAAGCAGCCGCACTAATTTCTCAGATTCTCCTCTGTATTTCGAGGTCAGCGTTGATGAGGATACATTGAAGAAAGTAGTCCTGCATTCAGTGGCAACAGCTTTTGCTAAAAGTGTTTTTCCAGTTCCAGGAGGACCCACCATGAGCACTCCCTGAAACCAAGAGTTTATGAATTAAGTCATGCCATACACGCACATTTTAATCTCAATAAGTACCTTCCATGGTCTCCGTATGCCTTTGAAAAAAGCTGGCATCCACATTGGCAACACAACTGCTTCTTTCAGGAGTTTTTTGGCATCACCAAGGTCCGCAATGTCATCCCTGAGTAAATGAGATCACCCTCTAGTTTAAATTTAGCTTCACCATCtggagtacattttttttattattaggcATGCTGTTACATATACAGTATCTTTGCACTAACACTGCTATAAAATCAAGGATAATTAAGCTTCAATCAATATTTAGTAGTAGTATGGTTGTGCTTGGAGGGGTGGAgagatgtacagtggtacctctacttaggaatgcTTCAATTTAAGAATGTTTAATGTAACAAAATGCTGACGTATTATTGTTCAAAGATATGGTAATCTTTACAAATTATGAACATAAAATGAGGCTTTACATGAAAATATAACAAGGAAATGTGGCAATTCTTGTCATAGACTTCATTTTCTGCAAGATATACTGTGATCTTCTACCATTTCGTGGCTTCAACAGTCGTGACTTCAGTACATCGTGATGTGTTATATTAAGTATATAAAAGCGGAAgacaggaaatgaaaaatggcggaagtcagggcaccacTTCTGTGgcgctgaaatgggtggcactcagcgcagaaGAAGCAATATTCACCGCCgaagaagaatgacgcgccGAACAATACAAACAGCCGAGAAGCACGTCTTTTCTTCGGATCACATTTCGCATCGCGCACAGAAAGACTACGCAGAGCCTATTCCAGCACTGTTTCGATTTTGAATTGCCACCACTTAGCCTCGTAGTTATATTGCAAGCAAGGACTGGTTTAAAAAGTTTAAGAAGAGGTATGGTCTACAAAGTGTTTAGCTGTGTGAGAAAGCCTCCTCAGCATATCAAGAGGCAGCGAAACGGTACGTCAAAGAAGAGTTCCCTCCAAGTTTTCAACATGGATGAGACTGgccttttttttggaagaggatgccttgccggacattcttattcaaagatgaactggaAGTGCCCGGGTTCAAGGTTCACAAGGATCGTCTGACGCTCATCATGTGTGAGAATGCTACTGGCTTAATGGTAAAACCAGCCTTAATCTACAAATTTGagcgtcctcatgctttaagaATGAGGAACAAAGCCTTGATGCCCATCTACTGGATAAGCAACAGGAAAGCCTGCATCACGAAAGCCCTCACACACGACCGGTtcttaaactgtttcatcccgaagctgtacctcgctgaaaggggGCTTCCTTACTGGACTGTGCAGGCggacttgaattgaattcaatggctttattgtcattatacaagtataatggacttggactaaaactcccattgttggagtaatcattattataaatgtgtttgcaatgaatataaagccttataatatacatgcttactatattaatcaatatatttgcttattaggaatagtaatgctcatcctaaatgtgtaactatattaaacaatatatatatatatgtgttgatcgctttcaacgaagacaaacgcttacgccaaggtcgctctccaggacagctgggtccagcgagagatacgagttcgcaaagacataaaacaatacactgagtccttgctccgaggactgattactggaagatacgcctcaaccctttccccagatgcaagttcgcaatgaagatctgtgaaggacgcttaaattgttgttgggtcagcggatggctatcaagcatattgttttaatttgtgacgctagtttgacgctaggtttgcttgattatagaattgttttgtttcttgcttacgcaattggattgagtcgataaccttgtaattgttttggtttgaggccttaaatgggcaggacataatgccactcgttagaataatcttggtcggccgagcggtccggatgtattctcttcttgcaagaattaaatgtgatgtgactacagatgccttttttattgaaagctgaattggaaaaacctaaggataaacctacaattggatgaacctaacacccattaacctgttttttttttatttatatcaagtgaagaggaactatttttgctgtgagaaaacagtatttaaagtatttacatttatttaaatatagattttatttacattaatttATTACAGTATTAACATATGCTTATAACGGTAATATTTAATATAGTTGCGAAAACGTAGcattgtagtaataataggggtgatgctactttgtggtttttcaattatcgcagcaatgtctggtctacattatccgcgaaattcgagggattactgtactcactAGTTAGACTCCTTTCAGCAAAATCCACGCTACATTGCCCACTTCACAACTCTTTATAGTAGTAAGGACGCCGTTGGGCACCACAAATGCACCATGCGGAGCATTATGTGGCCACATGGCACCATGTGAGTGGGgttctggagcccatcccagctgacatcgggacagaggcaggggacaccctgaatcggtggccagccgttcgcggggcacaaggagacggacaaccatgcaaactcacacccatacctaggggcaatttagagcgcctaatcagcctaccatgcacgttattggaaggtgggaggaaaccggagtacccagagggaacccacgcaggcgcggggagaacatgcaaactccacacaggtggaccgacctggatttgaacccaggaccccaga contains:
- the katna1 gene encoding katanin p60 ATPase-containing subunit A1 isoform X1 yields the protein MSLQEIFQNMKLAREYALLGNYNSASVLYHGLLEQIKKHVYTTRDTNLQQRWQKLWQEVSEESSHVQDLLSTLESFQLDAVPVKPIHLNDCDIRPMPIEIRHSPGPVRRPTALCKDSKPVNNRLSAAVKAHQRHSPRSTNGDRHKPTKAKTKDTKEPGGKTKEDKVKGDGQDKEGKKFDGTGYDKDLVESLERDIISQNPNIKWDDIADLGDAKKLLKEAVVLPMWMPAFFKGIRRPWKGVLMVGPPGTGKTLLAKAVATECRTTFFNVSSSTLTSKYRGESEKLVRLLFEMARFYAPTTIFIDEIDSICSRRGTSEEHEASRRVKAELLVQMDGVGGASETDDPSKMVMVLAATNFPWDIDEALRRRLEKRIYIPLPTEKGRVELLRINLKELELASDVDLDKIAEQMDGYSGADITNVCRDASLMAMRRRIEGLTPEEIRNISGDEMHMPTTMEDFESSLRKVSKSVSASDLEKYEKWIEEFGSC
- the katna1 gene encoding katanin p60 ATPase-containing subunit A1 isoform X2, coding for MPIEIRHSPGPVRRPTALCKDSKPVNNRLSAAVKAHQRHSPRSTNGDRHKPTKAKTKDTKEPGGKTKEDKVKGDGQDKEGKKFDGTGYDKDLVESLERDIISQNPNIKWDDIADLGDAKKLLKEAVVLPMWMPAFFKGIRRPWKGVLMVGPPGTGKTLLAKAVATECRTTFFNVSSSTLTSKYRGESEKLVRLLFEMARFYAPTTIFIDEIDSICSRRGTSEEHEASRRVKAELLVQMDGVGGASETDDPSKMVMVLAATNFPWDIDEALRRRLEKRIYIPLPTEKGRVELLRINLKELELASDVDLDKIAEQMDGYSGADITNVCRDASLMAMRRRIEGLTPEEIRNISGDEMHMPTTMEDFESSLRKVSKSVSASDLEKYEKWIEEFGSC